Proteins encoded within one genomic window of Eurosta solidaginis isolate ZX-2024a chromosome 1, ASM4086904v1, whole genome shotgun sequence:
- the 140up gene encoding RPII140-upstream gene protein isoform X1, protein MSFLRKGRGFLLCGIGGIGPTLPTAPSRNDIVGKDTPTYKAYLENKPDLNETGWDRLKDMFTIDEFGSISSELNSIYQAGFVGFLFGAIYGGVTKSRIAYLNFMENNQATAFKSHLDAKRKLQDEVTVNFAKGAFRWGWRISLFTSSYYGIITCISVYRGKSSIYEYICAGLVTGSLFKMHLGIRGMAAGGIVGGVLGSVAGAASLALLYASGTSMEDVRYFQYKWKVKRDNQVSEAMKSQNDSVPTIFKNHDEEVGDKITLEAIK, encoded by the exons atgAGTTTCCTAAGGAAaggacgaggatttttgttgtgTGGAATTGGGGGAATTGGGCCAACTTTGCCAACTGCTCCCTCGCGAAATGACATAGTGGGTAAAGATACGCCGACATATAAAGCATATTTAGAAAATAAACCCGATCTAAATGAAACTGGATGGGACCGTCTGAAAGATATGTTTACAATTGA TGAATTTGGTAGCATCTCCTCGGAATTAAACTCTATATATCAGGCTGGTTTTGTCGGATTTTTGTTCGGCGCTATTTATGGAGGTGTTACGAAATCTCGAATTGCATATTTAAACTTCATGGAGAATAATCAAGCGACAGCATTCAAATCACACCTGGATGCCAAG CGTAAACTGCAAGATGAAGTTACAGTGAATTTTGCTAAAGGTGCCTTTAGATGGGGTTGGCGAATTTCGCTATTTACATCATCATATTA CGGCattataacatgcatttctgtataTCGTGGAAAATCTTCTATTTACGAATACATTTGTGCCGGTTTAGTAACTGGCAGCCTATTTAAAATGCATTTAGGTATACGTGGCATGGCTGCTGGAGGAATTGTTGGTGGAGTTTTAGGTAGCGTAGCGGGTGCAGCATCACTTGCATTACTCTATGCTTCGGGCACATCAATGGAAGATGTACGCTATTTTCAATATAAATGGAAAGTGAAGCGCGATAATCAAGTGAGCGAGGCAATGAAG tcACAAAACGATTCAGTACCTACTATTTTCAAGAATCATGACGAAGAAGTTGGCGATAAAATCACTTTAGAAGCTATTAAATAA
- the 140up gene encoding RPII140-upstream gene protein isoform X2 has protein sequence MSFLRKGRGFLLCGIGGIGPTLPTAPSRNDIVGKDTPTYKAYLENKPDLNETGWDRLKDMFTIDEFGSISSELNSIYQAGFVGFLFGAIYGGVTKSRIAYLNFMENNQATAFKSHLDAKRKLQDEVTVNFAKGAFRWGWRISLFTSSYYGIITCISVYRGKSSIYEYICAGLVTGSLFKMHLGIRGMAAGGIVGGVLGSVAGAASLALLYASGTSMEDVRYFQYKWKVKRDNQVSEAMKYLLFSRIMTKKLAIKSL, from the exons atgAGTTTCCTAAGGAAaggacgaggatttttgttgtgTGGAATTGGGGGAATTGGGCCAACTTTGCCAACTGCTCCCTCGCGAAATGACATAGTGGGTAAAGATACGCCGACATATAAAGCATATTTAGAAAATAAACCCGATCTAAATGAAACTGGATGGGACCGTCTGAAAGATATGTTTACAATTGA TGAATTTGGTAGCATCTCCTCGGAATTAAACTCTATATATCAGGCTGGTTTTGTCGGATTTTTGTTCGGCGCTATTTATGGAGGTGTTACGAAATCTCGAATTGCATATTTAAACTTCATGGAGAATAATCAAGCGACAGCATTCAAATCACACCTGGATGCCAAG CGTAAACTGCAAGATGAAGTTACAGTGAATTTTGCTAAAGGTGCCTTTAGATGGGGTTGGCGAATTTCGCTATTTACATCATCATATTA CGGCattataacatgcatttctgtataTCGTGGAAAATCTTCTATTTACGAATACATTTGTGCCGGTTTAGTAACTGGCAGCCTATTTAAAATGCATTTAGGTATACGTGGCATGGCTGCTGGAGGAATTGTTGGTGGAGTTTTAGGTAGCGTAGCGGGTGCAGCATCACTTGCATTACTCTATGCTTCGGGCACATCAATGGAAGATGTACGCTATTTTCAATATAAATGGAAAGTGAAGCGCGATAATCAAGTGAGCGAGGCAATGAAG TACCTACTATTTTCAAGAATCATGACGAAGAAGTTGGCGATAAAATCACTTTAG
- the LOC137237203 gene encoding tRNA (guanine(26)-N(2))-dimethyltransferase-like isoform X1, producing the protein MRHNGVEHLIVPSEGDAMTLMYLSTSYEKRFDVIDLDPYGCPNRFLDGAIHSLTSGGSLIVTGNDMAVLAGNTPEACNAKYSSVPLRMKCCHEMGLRILLHCIETHSNRYGKYIEPLLSISANFYIRVFVRMHEQTMNGISMHWL; encoded by the exons atgcgacacaatggagtggaacatttaattgtgccaagcgaaggggatgcaat gactctcatgtacctttcaacttcatatgagaagcgtttcgatgttatagacctagatccttatggttgtccgaatcgctttctggatggcgctatacaTTCACTGACAAGTGGGGGTTCATTAATTGTAACTGGGAATGATATGGCTGTGCTGGCAGGCAATACGCCTGAAGCCTGCAATGCCAAATAtagttctgtgcctttgcgtatgaaatgctgccatgagatgggattgcgtatactattgcattgcattgaaacgcactctaatcgttatggaaaatatattgagccacttttgagcatttctgccaatttttatatacgcgtatttgtgcgtatgcatgag caaacaatgaatggtatttcaatgcactggttgtga
- the LOC137237203 gene encoding tRNA (guanine(26)-N(2))-dimethyltransferase-like isoform X2 — MQCRTLMYLSTSYEKRFDVIDLDPYGCPNRFLDGAIHSLTSGGSLIVTGNDMAVLAGNTPEACNAKYSSVPLRMKCCHEMGLRILLHCIETHSNRYGKYIEPLLSISANFYIRVFVRMHEQTMNGISMHWL; from the exons atgcaatgtag gactctcatgtacctttcaacttcatatgagaagcgtttcgatgttatagacctagatccttatggttgtccgaatcgctttctggatggcgctatacaTTCACTGACAAGTGGGGGTTCATTAATTGTAACTGGGAATGATATGGCTGTGCTGGCAGGCAATACGCCTGAAGCCTGCAATGCCAAATAtagttctgtgcctttgcgtatgaaatgctgccatgagatgggattgcgtatactattgcattgcattgaaacgcactctaatcgttatggaaaatatattgagccacttttgagcatttctgccaatttttatatacgcgtatttgtgcgtatgcatgag caaacaatgaatggtatttcaatgcactggttgtga